In Gossypium arboreum isolate Shixiya-1 chromosome 5, ASM2569848v2, whole genome shotgun sequence, a single genomic region encodes these proteins:
- the LOC108450508 gene encoding uncharacterized protein LOC108450508 isoform X2, producing the protein MATVSPAIATSPQPLSFYLKKTHLNILPSHLHGPTARSNDLFLRSKFQNRKYFPIPSTRIKASSNGFLNSAHTSKEDEILPSFEEAPVKILCWVVFWASLSLVWYAASGDAKAATVAADSIRASSFGLKIANALRGLGWPDEAVVFTLATLPILELRGAIPLGYWMQLKPTLLTILSILGNMVPVPFIVLYLKRFTTFLAGKNQFASQLLNSLFERARQKAGPVEEFQWLGLMLFVAVPFPGTGAWTGAIVASILEIPFWSAVSANFVGVVFAGLLVNLLVNLGLRFTEKSQRAKHNDNVKVNFCGFNICTSL; encoded by the exons ATGGCTACTGTATCACCAGCAATTGCAACTTCGCCACAGCCATTATCATTCTATTTGAAGAAAACCCATCTCAATATCTTACCCTCCCATTTACATGGCCCTACTGCTCGAAGCAATGACCTCTTTTTAAGGTCAAAATTTCAAAACCGGAAGTATTTTCCAATTCCTTCGACCCGAATTAAAGCTTCCTCAAATGGGTTTCTTAATTCAGCTCATACAAGCAAAGAAGATGAAATATTGCCTTCTTTTGAGGAGGCTCCAGTGAAAATCCTCTGCTGGGTTGTCTTCTGGGCTTCTTTGTCTCTTGTTTGGTACGCTGCATCTGGGGACGCTAAAGCGGCTACTGTTGCTGCCGACTCCATTAGAGCTTCAAGCTTTGGCCTCAAGATTGCCAATGCGTTGCGTGGCTTGGGTTGGCCTGATGAGGCCGTGGTTTTCACTCTTGCAACGCTTCCTATTCTTGAGCTTCGGGGAGCTATTCCTCTTGGTTACTGGATGCAACTCAAGCCTACACTCCTGACAATATTATCTATTCTTGG GAATATGGTTCCAGTGCCATTCATTGTACTTTACCTGAAAAGATTTACTACATTTCTTGCTGGGAAAAACCAGTTTGCATCTCAGTTACTTAACAGTCTCTTTGAGAGAGCCAGACAGAAGGCTGGGCCAGTGGAAGAATTTCAATGGCTTGGCCTAATGCTTTTTGTGGCTGTTCCTTTCCCCGGAACTGGAGCATGGACTGGAGCCATTGTAGCTTcgattcttgaaatacccttctGGTCAGCTGTATCAGCCAATTTCGTTGGTGTTGTGTTTGCCGGGCTTCTCGTAAACTTGCTGGTGAACCTCGGTCTCAG GTTTACAGAAAAATCTCAACGGGCTAAACACAATGATAACGTGAAGGTCAATTTCTGCGGATTTAATATTTGTACTTCACTTTGA
- the LOC108450508 gene encoding uncharacterized protein LOC108450508 isoform X1 → MATVSPAIATSPQPLSFYLKKTHLNILPSHLHGPTARSNDLFLRSKFQNRKYFPIPSTRIKASSNGFLNSAHTSKEDEILPSFEEAPVKILCWVVFWASLSLVWYAASGDAKAATVAADSIRASSFGLKIANALRGLGWPDEAVVFTLATLPILELRGAIPLGYWMQLKPTLLTILSILGNMVPVPFIVLYLKRFTTFLAGKNQFASQLLNSLFERARQKAGPVEEFQWLGLMLFVAVPFPGTGAWTGAIVASILEIPFWSAVSANFVGVVFAGLLVNLLVNLGLRYAIVTGIFLFFISTFMWQILRNIKMSSSASN, encoded by the exons ATGGCTACTGTATCACCAGCAATTGCAACTTCGCCACAGCCATTATCATTCTATTTGAAGAAAACCCATCTCAATATCTTACCCTCCCATTTACATGGCCCTACTGCTCGAAGCAATGACCTCTTTTTAAGGTCAAAATTTCAAAACCGGAAGTATTTTCCAATTCCTTCGACCCGAATTAAAGCTTCCTCAAATGGGTTTCTTAATTCAGCTCATACAAGCAAAGAAGATGAAATATTGCCTTCTTTTGAGGAGGCTCCAGTGAAAATCCTCTGCTGGGTTGTCTTCTGGGCTTCTTTGTCTCTTGTTTGGTACGCTGCATCTGGGGACGCTAAAGCGGCTACTGTTGCTGCCGACTCCATTAGAGCTTCAAGCTTTGGCCTCAAGATTGCCAATGCGTTGCGTGGCTTGGGTTGGCCTGATGAGGCCGTGGTTTTCACTCTTGCAACGCTTCCTATTCTTGAGCTTCGGGGAGCTATTCCTCTTGGTTACTGGATGCAACTCAAGCCTACACTCCTGACAATATTATCTATTCTTGG GAATATGGTTCCAGTGCCATTCATTGTACTTTACCTGAAAAGATTTACTACATTTCTTGCTGGGAAAAACCAGTTTGCATCTCAGTTACTTAACAGTCTCTTTGAGAGAGCCAGACAGAAGGCTGGGCCAGTGGAAGAATTTCAATGGCTTGGCCTAATGCTTTTTGTGGCTGTTCCTTTCCCCGGAACTGGAGCATGGACTGGAGCCATTGTAGCTTcgattcttgaaatacccttctGGTCAGCTGTATCAGCCAATTTCGTTGGTGTTGTGTTTGCCGGGCTTCTCGTAAACTTGCTGGTGAACCTCGGTCTCAGGTACGCCATTGTGACCGGTATCTTTCTCTTCTTTATATCGACTTTTATGTGGCAAATCCTTCGGAATATTAAGATGTCTTCGAGCGCATCAAACTAA